A stretch of Leptospira neocaledonica DNA encodes these proteins:
- a CDS encoding mannose-1-phosphate guanylyltransferase: MTQDKPVVLIMAGGKGERFWPRSRVSTPKQLQKVYSKNTLLKETLNRAYTITSPDRVFIGTNATLKKEILAQERSFPENNFIIEPEGKNTAPIIALASLYFKEKFGDPIQVVLSADAWVNSEKEFAKSIQKALKEADEHLVLLGIKPNRPEVGYGYISAGKPTKHGFEVKSFFEKPDIKTAIKYIKKSNFYWNPGIFLWKTSLILEEFENYSPKILKPLKDRFPFKKMGDLGEAFKLLPSEPVDIAIMEKSARIRMVEASFSWDDVGSWLSLERVLPGDNQGNRHIGKEILFYKSGNNVTQTRKEFTALLGVQDIVVVEEEDVLFIASKEGIGDIKNMVAEIRKNKGLQKYTE, from the coding sequence ATGACACAAGATAAACCCGTAGTACTCATAATGGCGGGAGGAAAAGGAGAAAGATTCTGGCCTAGATCCAGGGTTTCCACTCCTAAACAACTCCAGAAAGTATATTCTAAAAATACTCTCTTAAAAGAGACCTTAAATCGGGCCTATACGATTACAAGTCCGGATCGAGTATTTATTGGAACGAATGCCACTTTAAAAAAGGAAATTCTAGCCCAGGAAAGAAGTTTTCCTGAAAATAATTTTATCATAGAGCCGGAAGGAAAAAATACCGCACCTATCATAGCTCTCGCTTCTTTATACTTTAAGGAAAAGTTTGGAGATCCGATTCAGGTTGTACTTTCTGCGGATGCTTGGGTGAATTCCGAAAAAGAATTTGCTAAGAGTATCCAAAAGGCTTTGAAAGAAGCAGACGAACATCTTGTCCTACTCGGTATCAAGCCGAATCGTCCGGAAGTAGGTTACGGTTATATCTCCGCCGGAAAACCGACTAAACATGGCTTCGAAGTAAAATCATTCTTCGAAAAGCCTGATATAAAAACGGCGATCAAGTATATTAAAAAATCGAACTTCTATTGGAACCCGGGGATTTTTCTTTGGAAGACAAGTCTGATCTTGGAAGAGTTTGAAAACTATTCTCCTAAAATATTAAAACCTCTTAAGGATAGATTTCCATTCAAAAAAATGGGGGATTTGGGAGAAGCATTCAAACTTCTTCCCTCCGAACCTGTGGACATAGCCATCATGGAAAAGAGCGCTCGTATCAGAATGGTAGAAGCAAGTTTCTCTTGGGACGATGTTGGCTCTTGGCTTTCTTTGGAAAGAGTATTGCCTGGGGATAACCAAGGCAATCGGCATATCGGTAAGGAAATTCTATTTTATAAATCCGGAAACAACGTCACTCAGACTAGAAAAGAATTCACTGCATTACTCGGAGTTCAGGATATCGTAGTAGTAGAAGAGGAAGACGTTCTCTTTATCGCTTCTAAAGAAGGGATTGGTGATATCAAAAATATGGTCGCCGAGATCCGTAAAAATAAAGGTTTACAAAAGTACACCGAATAA
- the miaA gene encoding tRNA (adenosine(37)-N6)-dimethylallyltransferase MiaA, translating to MILTAPTGAGKTALVRELDPSRFEIISFDSRQIYKELSIGTAAPSPQDCEKIPHHLVSFLSPSESIDAAKFVTKAEEALDNIFSRGKIPVLTAGTGFYLNAFLYGMFPVPKITEEVKLKVESLSMEERIRELQKLDPKALQKIFPNDNYRYGRALEVNWMGTLWSELKVEEGKGALISKNLNILGAFFLDLDRKELYERIDSRAKKMIESGMAEEAKRVSDKYGEDCPGLQSLGYNFALENIKGTSNLETFFGNLSQSHRNYAKRQITWFRKQKILEPIHPKEAYEKIKKI from the coding sequence CTGATCCTCACTGCTCCCACTGGGGCCGGAAAAACGGCTCTGGTGAGAGAACTGGATCCTTCTCGTTTTGAAATTATCTCTTTTGATTCCAGACAGATCTATAAAGAGTTAAGTATAGGGACTGCAGCTCCTAGTCCCCAAGATTGCGAAAAAATCCCCCACCATCTGGTTTCCTTTCTTTCTCCTTCCGAATCCATAGACGCGGCAAAATTTGTAACTAAGGCAGAAGAAGCCCTGGATAATATATTCTCCAGAGGTAAAATCCCAGTTTTAACCGCGGGTACAGGGTTTTATCTGAATGCATTTTTATATGGAATGTTTCCCGTTCCGAAAATCACTGAAGAAGTAAAACTGAAAGTAGAATCCTTGAGTATGGAAGAGAGGATTAGGGAACTCCAAAAACTGGACCCAAAGGCTCTGCAAAAAATCTTTCCAAACGATAACTACAGATATGGAAGAGCCTTGGAAGTGAATTGGATGGGAACTCTTTGGTCGGAACTGAAAGTGGAGGAGGGGAAGGGCGCCCTAATTTCCAAAAATTTGAATATACTTGGGGCCTTCTTTTTGGATCTGGATCGAAAAGAATTGTACGAAAGGATCGATTCCAGGGCCAAAAAAATGATCGAATCCGGAATGGCAGAAGAAGCAAAAAGGGTCTCAGATAAGTACGGGGAAGATTGTCCCGGCCTTCAGTCCTTAGGTTATAATTTCGCGCTTGAAAATATTAAAGGAACGTCCAATCTTGAGACATTCTTTGGGAATTTAAGCCAGTCCCATAGGAACTACGCCAAACGTCAGATTACTTGGTTTCGAAAGCAAAAGATATTGGAACCGATTCATCCGAAAGAAGCGTACGAAAAGATAAAAAAAATATAA
- a CDS encoding chemotaxis protein CheW: protein MSAEIEHQYILFSLGEEEYALPIVLVDEIIKIHNLVKVPRSKNYFAGIMDIRGKVVKMVDLGVKLNIPHSHEQGYDRAIVVKIGGESVGIIVDKVANVALFPPETINPPPPSIKGISSRYITGVGKKDDRFIILIDIEKILGSEELAELGAGAK from the coding sequence ATGTCCGCCGAAATCGAACACCAGTACATTCTATTTAGCTTGGGAGAGGAAGAATACGCTCTTCCAATCGTTCTTGTAGATGAGATTATCAAGATCCATAACCTGGTCAAGGTTCCGAGATCCAAAAACTATTTTGCAGGTATCATGGATATCCGAGGCAAGGTAGTGAAGATGGTGGATCTGGGTGTGAAACTTAATATTCCTCATTCTCATGAGCAAGGTTACGATCGTGCAATCGTAGTAAAGATAGGCGGAGAATCCGTCGGCATCATTGTAGACAAGGTAGCTAACGTAGCACTCTTTCCTCCGGAAACGATCAATCCTCCTCCACCTTCTATCAAAGGAATTTCCTCCCGTTATATCACGGGTGTCGGTAAAAAGGACGATAGGTTCATCATCCTGATCGATATCGAAAAAATCCTAGGATCAGAAGAATTAGCGGAGTTGGGTGCCGGGGCGAAATGA
- a CDS encoding pyridoxine 5'-phosphate synthase — MVHLSVNVNKIATLRNSRGGNHPDLIYLSKLILEAGAHGITVHPREDERHIKKKDVFDLREFLTFYNQDKKKKIEYNMEGEPSPRFLDLVLEAKPDQATLVPVTPGEITSDHGFDLTKDSSELKTYIQRIQNAGIRVSIFMETDLENLKLVKETGADRVEFYTGPYAHAFDQSQEEGKSAFESFKKAAEFLQTQKIGINAGHDLDHFNLPLFSKLPGLEEVSIGHRLMSYALEIGLAQSVREYLKALS, encoded by the coding sequence ATGGTCCATCTGAGCGTAAATGTAAATAAAATTGCCACTTTGAGAAATTCCAGAGGTGGAAACCACCCAGACCTTATTTATTTATCTAAACTAATCTTAGAAGCGGGAGCTCATGGGATTACTGTCCATCCTAGAGAAGACGAAAGGCATATAAAGAAGAAGGATGTATTCGATCTGCGGGAGTTCCTTACATTCTATAATCAGGATAAAAAAAAGAAGATAGAATACAATATGGAAGGAGAACCTTCTCCTCGGTTTTTAGATCTTGTTCTGGAAGCGAAACCGGACCAGGCTACGTTAGTTCCAGTCACCCCCGGAGAGATCACCTCAGATCACGGTTTCGATCTGACCAAAGACTCCTCTGAACTAAAAACTTATATCCAAAGGATCCAAAATGCGGGGATCCGTGTTTCTATCTTCATGGAAACGGATTTAGAAAATCTTAAATTAGTAAAAGAAACCGGCGCAGACCGCGTAGAATTTTACACAGGTCCTTATGCACATGCCTTTGATCAGTCTCAGGAAGAAGGTAAATCTGCTTTCGAATCTTTCAAAAAAGCGGCGGAGTTCCTGCAGACCCAAAAAATAGGAATTAACGCAGGCCACGACCTGGATCATTTTAATCTTCCTCTATTCTCTAAACTCCCCGGTTTGGAAGAAGTATCCATCGGCCACAGACTCATGTCCTACGCACTTGAAATCGGGTTAGCTCAGTCGGTGAGAGAATATCTGAAAGCTCTTAGTTGA
- the hfq gene encoding RNA chaperone Hfq translates to MSAKNNIQDQLLNTARKEKLELTIYLLNGVPLKGKVVSFDNFTIVLEQENKQSLVYKHAISTIIPSKVIKLYTEEAAKEAPSA, encoded by the coding sequence ATGTCTGCTAAAAATAATATACAGGACCAACTACTCAATACGGCTAGAAAAGAAAAACTGGAATTGACCATCTATCTTCTAAACGGAGTTCCTTTAAAAGGGAAAGTGGTAAGTTTCGATAATTTTACGATAGTCCTTGAGCAGGAAAATAAGCAGAGTTTGGTGTACAAACACGCGATCTCGACGATCATTCCTTCCAAAGTAATCAAACTTTATACAGAAGAAGCCGCTAAAGAAGCTCCTTCCGCCTAA
- a CDS encoding FYDLN acid domain-containing protein, which produces MATAKKTAKKKAAPKSKTPVKKSAPKKKTPPAKKKEAQAASKPAGTKKSSASKSSSLNPLGKKFTCHTCGTKFYDLNKEVKICPKCGADQNKRPPSKSRVRPRVEEEEFPEENLDYDAEVGFEEEEGIVEEPLEEEEDEEEEEE; this is translated from the coding sequence ATGGCAACAGCTAAGAAAACGGCTAAGAAAAAAGCTGCACCGAAGTCCAAAACTCCGGTGAAAAAAAGCGCCCCTAAGAAAAAAACTCCTCCGGCGAAAAAGAAGGAAGCGCAAGCAGCAAGCAAACCTGCAGGGACTAAAAAGTCTTCTGCGTCCAAGTCTTCTTCTCTTAATCCTCTGGGCAAAAAGTTTACCTGTCATACTTGTGGAACCAAGTTCTACGATCTCAATAAAGAAGTAAAAATCTGCCCTAAATGCGGAGCGGATCAAAACAAACGTCCTCCTTCCAAATCCAGGGTCCGCCCTAGAGTGGAAGAAGAAGAGTTTCCAGAAGAAAACTTAGACTACGATGCCGAAGTAGGTTTCGAAGAAGAAGAAGGTATTGTGGAAGAACCTCTAGAAGAGGAAGAAGACGAGGAAGAGGAGGAGGAATAA